GTCGGCAGGAGGTCCCTGACCAGCCTGATCCCGGCGGGGTCCAACCCATTGATCGGCTCGTCGAGCAGCAGCAGCTTCGGTTCGTGGACGATGGCGCGGGCCAGCGCGAGGCGTTGGCGCATCCCCAACGAGAAGGTTGACACGGGGTCGTGGTTGGCTCCGGACAGCCCCACAGCCGTGAGCGCCGCGTCCACGTCAGCCCGAGGGGCTGAACAGTAGGCCAAGTGGATGCGGAGGTTGTCGGCCGCGGACAGGTGCTCATAGAACACGGGCACCTCGATCATGGAGCCGACCCCGCGCAGGACGGCCTCCCGGTTGGTCGCCACGTCCAGCCCCATGACCTCGACTGCTCCAGCGGTCGGGCGGAGCAGGCCGAGCATCAGTTTCAGCGCCGTTGTCTTTCCCGCTCCGTTGGGGCCGAGGAATCCGTAGATCTCACCCTGCTTGACGGTCATATCGCAGTGGCTGAGCGCTTCGCGGCCTCCGCCTTTGTAGGTCTTGGTCA
The window above is part of the Bifidobacteriaceae bacterium genome. Proteins encoded here:
- a CDS encoding ATP-binding cassette domain-containing protein, whose protein sequence is MLPTVSLNDVTKTYKGGGREALSHCDMTVKQGEIYGFLGPNGAGKTTALKLMLGLLRPTAGAVEVMGLDVATNREAVLRGVGSMIEVPVFYEHLSAADNLRIHLAYCSAPRADVDAALTAVGLSGANHDPVSTFSLGMRQRLALARAIVHEPKLLLLDEPINGLDPAGIRLVRDLLPTLARRGTTIVVSSHILSEVQHIADTIGVIVEGRVVREVPLADIKAPGGGDLERFFFDLMADHAAQTTGGRPTK